In Flavobacterium gelatinilyticum, a genomic segment contains:
- a CDS encoding DegT/DnrJ/EryC1/StrS family aminotransferase yields the protein MISFLDLKKINQPYEAAFHEKLKTVLDNGWYILGNEVDTFEKSFAAYCQTKYCIGVGNGFDALTLIFKAYIELGKLKRGDEVIVPANTYVASILAILQAGLIPVLVEPKLETYNINPDLVQEKITLKTKAILVVHLYGQLTEMDKIIKIAAKNNLVVVEDCAQSHGTEVFKLQFLKTKFQSDENLQSAIYNLQSASAYSFYPGKNLGCLGDGGAITTNDPELEKVLRSLRNYGSEKKYYNEFVGVNSRLDEVQAGFLNLKLPNLDSDNEKRRAIARRYLSEIKNDKIILPFWDFSNNHVFHLFVIRTENRDDLQNYLLQNKIQTVIHYPVPPHKQKAFPEWNILSFPVTEKIHNEVLSLPMSPVLEESEIDFIIEVLNQY from the coding sequence ATGATTTCGTTTCTGGACCTGAAAAAAATAAATCAACCGTATGAAGCCGCTTTTCACGAAAAACTGAAAACGGTTTTAGACAATGGCTGGTATATTTTAGGAAATGAAGTCGATACTTTTGAAAAATCTTTTGCCGCCTATTGCCAGACTAAATACTGTATTGGAGTCGGGAATGGTTTTGATGCACTTACACTGATCTTTAAAGCCTATATCGAACTCGGGAAATTAAAAAGGGGAGATGAGGTTATCGTTCCTGCGAATACGTATGTAGCAAGTATTTTAGCTATTTTGCAGGCCGGTTTAATCCCGGTTTTGGTTGAACCAAAATTAGAAACCTATAATATAAATCCTGATTTGGTTCAGGAAAAAATCACCTTAAAAACAAAAGCTATTTTGGTAGTTCATCTTTACGGACAATTGACCGAAATGGACAAAATAATCAAAATAGCTGCAAAAAATAATTTAGTTGTTGTTGAAGACTGTGCACAATCGCATGGAACAGAAGTGTTTAAACTTCAATTTTTAAAGACCAAATTCCAAAGCGATGAAAATCTACAATCTGCAATTTACAATTTACAATCTGCCTCCGCGTATAGTTTTTATCCGGGGAAAAATCTGGGATGTTTAGGAGATGGCGGCGCTATAACAACAAATGATCCTGAGTTAGAAAAAGTGCTTCGTTCGCTGCGAAATTACGGTTCTGAAAAGAAATATTACAACGAATTTGTGGGCGTAAATTCAAGACTGGATGAAGTTCAGGCGGGATTTTTAAACCTGAAACTCCCTAATTTAGATTCAGATAATGAAAAACGAAGAGCGATTGCCAGACGATATCTGTCTGAAATAAAAAACGATAAAATAATACTGCCTTTTTGGGATTTTTCGAATAATCATGTGTTTCATTTGTTTGTTATACGAACAGAAAACAGAGATGATTTACAGAACTATTTGCTTCAGAATAAAATTCAGACCGTTATACATTATCCGGTTCCGCCACACAAACAAAAGGCTTTTCCGGAATGGAATATTCTGTCTTTTCCTGTAACAGAGAAAATTCATAATGAAGTTTTGAGTCTGCCAATGAGTCCTGTTTTAGAAGAATCGGAAATTGATTTTATAATTGAAGTTTTAAATCAGTATTAA
- a CDS encoding GNAT family N-acetyltransferase, with protein sequence MTAYTVKRYHKNDYTLWNDFVSQAKNATFLFHRDFMEYHADRFEDFSLLIFKEEKLHAILPANTQGNSIHSHQGLTYGGLVYKEETKQTAIIAIFNSVLLFLKNAGFKKLYIKTLPSIYHIKPGEEILYTLFLAEAKLIRRDSLSVIDQSQEKSISKIRKRGLKKAILNKLIIKEESKFELFWNEILIPNLENRHDAKPVHSIEEISRLKAFFPDNIHQFNVYFEDKIAAGTTVFETGTTAHCQYISKNPDAENLGSLDYLFHYLINERFANKRFFDFGISNENQGKNLNEGLTYWKESFGASTIIHDFYEVETSNYTKLNGIFV encoded by the coding sequence ATGACAGCATACACCGTAAAACGATACCACAAAAACGATTATACCTTATGGAATGACTTTGTAAGTCAGGCCAAAAATGCGACGTTTTTGTTTCATCGGGATTTTATGGAATATCATGCAGATCGTTTTGAAGATTTTTCGCTTCTGATTTTCAAAGAAGAAAAGTTACATGCCATTCTGCCCGCTAATACACAAGGAAATTCAATTCATTCTCATCAGGGACTTACTTATGGAGGATTGGTTTATAAAGAAGAAACCAAACAAACAGCCATAATTGCCATTTTTAACAGTGTATTGCTTTTTTTGAAGAATGCCGGCTTTAAGAAATTATACATTAAAACTCTTCCGTCTATTTATCATATCAAACCCGGGGAAGAAATTTTATACACCCTTTTTTTGGCAGAAGCAAAACTGATAAGACGTGATTCACTTTCGGTTATAGACCAATCACAGGAAAAATCAATTTCTAAAATTAGAAAGAGAGGATTAAAAAAAGCGATTTTAAATAAACTTATAATTAAAGAAGAATCGAAATTTGAGTTGTTTTGGAATGAAATTCTGATTCCGAATCTGGAAAACAGACACGATGCAAAACCCGTTCATTCAATTGAAGAAATAAGCCGACTGAAAGCATTTTTTCCGGATAATATTCATCAGTTTAATGTTTATTTTGAAGATAAAATTGCGGCGGGAACAACCGTTTTTGAAACCGGAACAACGGCACATTGCCAATATATTTCAAAAAATCCTGATGCAGAAAATTTAGGAAGCCTGGATTATCTTTTTCATTATTTAATCAATGAAAGATTTGCCAATAAACGCTTTTTTGATTTTGGGATTTCAAATGAAAATCAGGGAAAAAATCTAAACGAAGGTTTAACGTATTGGAAAGAAAGTTTTGGGGCAAGTACTATAATTCATGATTTTTACGAAGTCGAAACTTCAAATTATACTAAGTTAAATGGTATTTTTGTCTAA
- a CDS encoding trimeric intracellular cation channel family protein, with translation MFHLLDIIGTMAFAMSGALTAMHKKLDPFGVFIIAFVTAVGGGTLRDVLIGRTPVGWMQNLQYVYVIILGYFLAIIFRKKFDKLRTSLFLFDTIGLGVFTLIGLERGLLTGLHPVICVALGTMTACFGGVTRDILCNEIPNVFREEIYATICIFGGIVFFGLRKLNLNDDILYLVTSLIIILIRLLAVKYKWNLKAFDHK, from the coding sequence ATGTTTCATTTATTAGATATTATTGGCACTATGGCCTTTGCTATGTCGGGTGCCTTAACTGCAATGCATAAAAAACTGGATCCGTTTGGTGTCTTTATCATTGCTTTTGTAACAGCTGTAGGAGGCGGAACGCTTCGTGACGTCTTAATAGGAAGAACTCCGGTTGGATGGATGCAGAATCTGCAATATGTTTATGTTATCATTCTGGGCTATTTTCTGGCGATTATTTTCAGAAAGAAATTTGACAAATTAAGAACTTCCTTGTTTCTATTTGATACCATCGGGCTCGGGGTTTTTACGCTGATTGGTCTCGAAAGAGGACTTTTAACGGGACTTCATCCTGTAATTTGTGTTGCTCTTGGTACCATGACGGCTTGTTTTGGAGGCGTAACAAGAGATATTCTGTGCAATGAAATCCCAAACGTTTTCAGGGAAGAAATCTATGCGACCATCTGTATTTTTGGAGGAATTGTTTTTTTTGGCCTCAGAAAGCTCAATTTAAACGACGATATTTTATATTTGGTCACTTCTCTGATTATTATTTTGATTCGACTGCTGGCAGTGAAGTACAAATGGAACTTAAAAGCATTCGATCATAAGTAA
- a CDS encoding RDD family protein — protein sequence MSELSITTTQNVKINFIAATVGERISAYLIDSVIKIAYLLMVLWVFYGMLDMDRYMSGLDMWSKGAIFIILFFPLLIYSITLESIFEGQSFGKKLVKIKVVKIDGYQAGFGDYLIRWFFRLIDFDLFNGLIALIAVSSGKKSQRLGDMAAGTAVITLKNKINISHTILEEIGDAYVPTYPLVIKLSDNDMRIIKETFQNAMMKNDHEIIYKLVAKIESVTGIKNQSGNNEDFIRVILKDYNFYTQHM from the coding sequence ATGTCAGAATTATCTATTACTACAACACAAAATGTTAAAATAAATTTTATTGCTGCTACTGTAGGCGAGCGTATATCAGCTTACCTGATAGATTCGGTAATAAAAATTGCATATCTGTTAATGGTTTTGTGGGTATTTTACGGTATGCTCGACATGGACCGATATATGTCCGGACTGGATATGTGGTCCAAAGGCGCAATATTTATAATACTATTTTTTCCGTTATTAATTTACTCTATAACCTTAGAAAGTATTTTTGAAGGACAATCGTTCGGAAAAAAGCTGGTAAAAATAAAAGTAGTAAAAATTGATGGTTATCAGGCCGGTTTTGGCGATTATTTAATTCGATGGTTTTTTAGATTAATCGATTTTGACTTGTTTAACGGTCTTATTGCTCTCATTGCGGTTTCATCCGGAAAAAAATCACAGAGGTTAGGAGACATGGCAGCCGGAACAGCGGTTATAACTTTAAAGAATAAAATTAATATCAGCCACACGATTCTTGAAGAAATCGGAGATGCTTATGTGCCTACTTATCCGTTGGTAATTAAGCTTTCCGACAATGATATGCGTATTATTAAGGAAACTTTTCAGAACGCAATGATGAAAAACGATCATGAAATCATTTATAAACTGGTGGCAAAAATTGAAAGTGTGACCGGAATAAAAAATCAATCCGGAAATAATGAGGATTTTATCAGGGTAATTTTAAAAGATTATAATTTTTATACGCAGCATATGTAA